Proteins encoded together in one Riemerella anatipestifer window:
- a CDS encoding type III pantothenate kinase produces the protein MKTIVVNIGNTNIRFGLFNNEECSLSWVINTKPYRTKDELFVQFLMHYQSYDIKPEEIDQLIIGSVVPQMTNDIVRALEKIHHLKPILVDRNTPSEVKPKSKQMGTDIYANLVAAHHLYPNKSKIIFDFGTALTASCISHSGETLGAIIAPGIITSLKSLIQDTAQLLEIELQAPKSVLGLDTVSCMQSGMVYGYLGMVEGFIERINREIGEETFVIATGGVSHVYKPLSDKIHIADRLHTLKGLYFLGKALS, from the coding sequence ATGAAAACCATTGTAGTCAACATCGGAAATACCAATATCCGTTTTGGATTATTCAACAATGAGGAATGTAGCCTCTCGTGGGTTATTAACACTAAACCCTACCGAACTAAAGACGAACTTTTTGTTCAGTTTCTGATGCATTATCAATCTTATGACATCAAACCTGAAGAAATAGACCAACTGATAATAGGCTCCGTTGTACCACAAATGACCAACGACATTGTAAGAGCATTAGAAAAAATACACCACCTAAAACCTATTTTGGTAGATAGGAATACACCCTCTGAAGTTAAACCAAAGTCCAAACAAATGGGTACCGACATCTATGCAAATTTAGTTGCGGCTCATCATCTCTATCCTAATAAATCAAAGATAATTTTTGATTTTGGTACTGCACTCACGGCTAGTTGTATTTCTCACAGCGGCGAAACTTTGGGGGCTATTATTGCTCCTGGAATTATTACCTCTCTTAAAAGTTTAATACAAGATACTGCACAGCTCCTAGAAATAGAGCTACAAGCACCTAAATCCGTTCTAGGATTAGACACTGTGAGTTGTATGCAAAGTGGTATGGTATATGGGTATCTAGGTATGGTAGAAGGTTTCATAGAGAGAATCAACCGAGAAATAGGAGAGGAGACCTTTGTAATAGCTACAGGCGGCGTTTCTCATGTCTATAAGCCTTTATCAGACAAAATCCATATAGCCGATAGGCT
- a CDS encoding M1 family metallopeptidase has protein sequence MKKYFFLSLSLFLTSLGYAQKGKYYQQHASYNMDIDVDVNNYTYHGKQSVTYTNNSPDELKEVYFHLYWNAFKPNSMMDERVRNQGDNADKRLVEKNKAGKIVSRLASIPEGKEGNQKVNWIKQNGKELQFEIQGTIMKVYLNQSIKPNSTTTFTMDWDANIPYQIRRAGRQNREGIEMTMTQWYPKLAEYDYDGWATFDYIGREFHAPFSDYNINIKIDPSYVIGAGGTLTNPTEVKGYSLQSKPKTDANGKATWNWTAKNILDFAWAADPDYSVEEFIVPDGPKVYFVYQKNEKTEYWKQAKPYVNKFFQIMNANFGRYVYPSYSFVQGGDGGMEYGMCTMILGEAKSLESLVGLMAHEGAHSWYQHMLATNESTTPWLDEGFTSYAEDFAMYQLFPPKEAWPNPFVGALEGYRKFVKTGKEEPAVWFADHHDDGTAYSVASYTKGELFLVQLGYIMGEDLLKTTLLKYYDEWHLKHPTDRDFLHIAQKISGMDLKWFKHYWINTTKTIDYAIKEVKYNTNSTTITLVNKGGVPMPIDFGVLTKDKKITSYHIPLNMMRTPKKSDFLGNFTTLDYWNWTSLEYTFEIPFTKEQISVLGIDFSQRLADVNPEDNFLEVK, from the coding sequence ATGAAAAAATATTTTTTTCTATCATTATCGCTTTTTTTAACCTCGTTGGGATATGCACAAAAAGGTAAATACTACCAACAACACGCTAGCTACAATATGGATATTGATGTAGATGTTAATAACTACACTTACCACGGCAAGCAGTCCGTTACTTATACCAACAATTCTCCTGATGAGCTAAAGGAAGTTTACTTTCATCTCTATTGGAATGCCTTTAAACCAAACTCTATGATGGATGAAAGAGTAAGAAACCAAGGCGATAATGCCGACAAAAGGCTAGTAGAAAAAAATAAAGCAGGAAAAATAGTTTCTAGATTAGCTTCTATTCCCGAAGGAAAAGAAGGCAACCAAAAAGTAAATTGGATTAAACAAAATGGAAAAGAACTCCAGTTTGAAATTCAAGGAACCATTATGAAGGTCTATCTAAATCAGTCTATAAAGCCAAACTCTACGACTACTTTCACTATGGATTGGGACGCTAATATCCCTTATCAAATCCGAAGAGCAGGAAGACAAAACCGAGAAGGCATAGAAATGACTATGACCCAATGGTACCCTAAACTAGCAGAATACGATTACGATGGCTGGGCAACTTTTGATTATATAGGGAGAGAATTCCACGCTCCTTTTTCGGATTATAACATCAATATCAAAATAGACCCTAGCTATGTTATAGGTGCAGGCGGAACACTTACAAACCCTACCGAAGTTAAAGGCTACTCTTTGCAGTCTAAACCTAAAACAGATGCCAATGGTAAAGCGACTTGGAATTGGACAGCAAAGAATATTCTAGACTTTGCTTGGGCGGCAGACCCAGACTATTCCGTAGAGGAATTTATTGTACCTGATGGACCGAAAGTCTATTTCGTTTATCAAAAAAATGAAAAAACCGAGTATTGGAAACAAGCTAAACCTTATGTTAATAAGTTTTTTCAAATCATGAATGCTAACTTCGGTCGCTATGTTTATCCTAGCTATTCATTTGTACAAGGTGGCGATGGTGGTATGGAGTATGGTATGTGTACTATGATACTTGGAGAAGCCAAAAGTTTAGAAAGCCTAGTTGGGCTAATGGCTCACGAAGGTGCACACTCTTGGTATCAGCATATGTTAGCAACCAACGAAAGTACCACACCTTGGCTAGATGAAGGTTTTACTTCTTACGCCGAAGACTTTGCTATGTATCAGCTTTTTCCTCCTAAAGAGGCTTGGCCAAACCCTTTTGTAGGTGCTTTAGAAGGTTATAGAAAGTTTGTAAAAACAGGAAAAGAAGAACCTGCTGTTTGGTTTGCTGACCATCACGACGACGGCACAGCCTACTCTGTAGCGTCTTATACTAAAGGAGAGCTTTTCTTAGTGCAGCTCGGCTATATTATGGGAGAAGACCTTCTGAAGACCACACTACTAAAATACTATGATGAATGGCATCTAAAACATCCTACCGATAGAGATTTTCTCCATATTGCTCAAAAAATATCTGGTATGGATTTAAAATGGTTTAAACACTACTGGATTAACACCACCAAAACCATAGACTATGCCATAAAAGAGGTAAAATACAATACTAACTCTACTACCATTACTTTAGTAAATAAAGGTGGAGTTCCTATGCCTATAGATTTTGGAGTACTTACCAAAGATAAAAAAATAACTTCTTACCATATCCCATTAAATATGATGAGAACTCCTAAAAAATCTGACTTTTTAGGCAATTTCACTACTTTGGATTATTGGAATTGGACTTCCTTAGAATACACTTTTGAGATACCTTTTACCAAAGAACAAATTTCCGTTCTAGGCATTGATTTTTCACAAAGATTAGCAGATGTAAATCCAGAAGATAACTTTTTAGAAGTAAAATAA